The segment CTGCGCGGGCGTCAGCCGATCCGGTCGAGCACGATCTCCGTGCCGACACCGCTCGCGTCGCCACCGATGTCGAAGCCGCCCTCGAGCGAGGCCAGCGCCCGCTCGAAGCGCTCCGGCTCATCGGTGAGCAGCGTGAACAGCGGCTGGCCCTCGGTGACCTCGTCGCCGGGCCGCGCGTGCCACACGACGCCGGCACCCGCCTGCACCGGGTCCTCCTTGCGCGCCCGCCCGGCGCCGAGGCGCCAGGCGGCCATGCCGACCGCCATCGCGTCGAGCCGGGTGAGGGTGCCGCTCGACGGCGCGGTGACGACGTGCGACTCCTTCGCCTCGGGCAGGGCGGCGTCCGGGTCGCCGCCCTGGGCGCGGATCATCGCCTTCCACGCGTCCATCGCCGAGCCGTCGGCCAGCTTGTCCGCCGGGTCGACGGCGTCACGCCCGGCGCCGGCGAGCATCTCGCGGGCCAGGGCGAGGGTCAGCTCCACCACGTCGGCGGGGCCGCCGCCCGCCAGGACGTCCACGGACTCCTGCACCTCCACTGCGTTGCCCGCGGTCAGCCCGAGCGGGGTCGCCATGTCGGTGAGCAGGGCGACGGTGTGCACCCCCGCGTCGGTGCCGAGCGCCACCATCGTCTCGGCGAGCTCGCGCGCGGAGTCGAGGTCCTTCATGAAGGCGCCGCTGCCGACCTTGACGTCCAGCACCAGGGCCCCGGTGCCCTCGGCGATCTTCTTGCTCATGATCGAGCTGGCGATGAGCGGGATCGCCTCGACCGTGCCGGTGACGTCGCGCAGGGCGTACAGCTTCTTGTCGGCCGGGGCGAGGCCGTCGCCGGCGGCGCAGATCACGGCGCCGACGTCCTCGAGGATGGCGAACATCTCCTCGTTGCTCAGCGCCGCGCGCCACCCGGGGATCGACTCGAGCTTGTCGAGCGTGCCACCGGTGTGGCCCAGGCCCCGGCCCGAGAGCTGGGGGACGGCGACGCCGCAGGCCGCGACAAGCGGGGCCAGCGGCAGGGTGATCTTGTCGCCGACGCCACCGGTGGAGTGCTTGTCGGCCGTCGGGCGGGACAGCGAGGAGAAGTCCATCCGCTCCCCCGAGGCGATCATGGCGCCGGTCCAGCGCGAGATCTCCCTGCGGTTCATGCCGTTGAGCAGGATCGCCATGGCGAGCGACGACATCTGCTCGTCGGCGACGTCGCCGCGCGTGTAGGCGTCGATCACCCAGTCGATCTGGCTGTCGGACAGCTCGTGCTTGTCGCGCTTGGCGAGGATCACCTCGACGGCGTCGTGGGCAGCCACTAGTCGGTTCCTTCCGCTGCTGCGTCGGCCATGTCGGCCATGTGGGTGAGGTCGTCGGGTCCGAAGGCGTCGGGCAGCACCTCGGACATGGGCTTGACCCCCGAAACGGTCCAGACCAGGAGGTCGCGACCGCCGTGCTCGAACAGGAGCTGGCGGCACCGGCCGCACGGCATGATGATCTCACCCCCGCCGTTGACGCAGACGAAGTGCGTCAGCCGACCGCCGCCGGTTGCGTGCAGGTGGGAGACCAGTCCGCACTCGGCACAGAGCACGACGCCGTACGCCGCGTTCTCCACGTTGCAGCCGATCACGATCCGGCCGTCATCGGCCCGTGCAGCCGCGCCCACCTTGTAGTGGGAGTAGGGGGCGTAGGCCCGCTGCATCACCTCGGTGGCAGCCGCCCTGAGCTCGTGCCAGCCCTGTTGGTCCAACGTCTCGTGCACGGCGTCCTCCACTGTTCGCTCCGCCATCCCTCCGCCTGCTCCTGCAGGCGGCCACTATGGCGCATACCGTGAACCGGCGGTCTTTGGCAGGTTCCGCCGAAAGTCGTCCGGCGACTTTTATGTCTCAAACGCATTTCAGAAGTACCGAACCTCGTGACGGGGTGCGCCACGGCAGGCATCATGCTCCCGGAAAGCTGACCCCACCCGGGGGTGCACGAACTTGGAGGCATTTGTGTTGAAGACGAGGAAGGTCGTCTCGAGCGGCCTCGTGGCGCTGCTCGCCGCCGCGACCCTGGCTGCGTGTGGTGACGCGCCCGAGGAAGACACCACCGGGAGCGGCAGCGACAGCACCCCGGCCGCCAGCGACTTCCTGCCGTGCATCGTGTCCGACGCCGGAGGGTTCGACGACAAGTCGTTCAACCAGCTCGGCTTCGAGGGTGCCCAGCAGGCCGCCGACGAGCTCGGCGTCGAGCTGAAGCCGGTCGAGTCCAACAGCGAGAACGACTACGGCCCCAACCTGGAGAGCCTGGTCGGCGAGGGCTGTGACGTCATCGTGACCGTCGGCTTCGCCCTGGCCGCGGCGACCAAGGAGTCGGCAGCCGCCAACCCCGACATCGAGTACGTCCTGATCGACGACTCCGCCGACGGCGGCGACGACGGTGCGACCTTCGACGGCAAGGCCGACGTGGAGAACATCAAGCCGCTGCTCTACAACACCGCCGAGGCCGCGTTCCTCGCCGGCTACGCCGCTGCCGACTACACCAAGACCGGCAAGGTCGGCACCTACGGCGGCATGCCCTTCCCGACCGTCACCATCTTCATGGACGGCTTCAAGCAGGGCGCCGAGTACTACGCCAAGGAGAAGAAGAAGGACGTCGAGGTCGTCGGCTGGGACGGCAAGAACGGTTCCTTCACCGGTGGCTTCGAGGCCAACGAGGCCGCGACCAGCACGGCCAAGCAGATCCTCGACCAGGACGTCGACGTGATCCTGCCGGTCGGCGGCCCGATCTACCAGGGCGCGATCACCGCGATCGAGGACTCGGGCAACGACATCGCGATGGTGGGCGTCGACGCCGACCTCTTCGAGACCGACCCGACCACCCAGGACTACGTCATGACCTCGATCCTCAAGGGCATGAAGGTCTCGACCTACGAGGCCGTCATGGCCGCGGGCAACGACGAGTTCGACTTCGAGCCCTACATCGGCACCCTCGAGAACGACGGTGTCGGCATCGCGCCGTTCCACAACTTCGAGGACAAGGTCAGCCCCGAGCTGGCCGGCGAGCTCGACGAGGTGAAGGCCGGCATCATCGACGGCTCCATCAAGGTCGAGTCCTACCTGGGCTGATCACCAGCACGCTCCACGATGGAGGGAGGCCGACGGTTTCGTCGGCCTCCCTTCTCCGTGTCGAGGCCTCTCGTCCGGCCCCCGGCCGACCCCGTACCAGACCCCCGGTCCAGACCTCCGGACCATCCCGACCCCTAGGATGCGATGCCATGAGACTCGTCCTGCGAGGCATCACCAAACGCTTCGGCAGCGTGGTGGCCAACGACTCGATCTCCCTCACGGTGGAGCCCGGTGAGATCCACTGCCTCCTCGGCGAGAACGGTGCCGGCAAGTCCACGCTGATGAACGTGCTCTACGGCCTCTACAAGGCCGACGAGGGCGAGATCGAGCTCGACGGCGAGGTCCAGCACTTCACCGGTCCCGGCGACGCGATGGCGGCCGGCATCGGCATGGTCCACCAGCACTTCATGCTCATCCCCGTCTTCACCGTGGCCGAGAACGTCATGCTCGGCCACGAGACCACCGGCTTCGCCGGCACGCTGGACCTCGCCGCGGCCAGCAAGCGCGTCACCGAGATCTCCGAGCGCTTCGGCTTCCACGTCAACCCCGACGCGCTGGTCGAGGACCTCCCCGTCGGCGTGCAGCAGCGCGTGGAGATCATCAAGGCCCTCTCCCGCGACGCGGAGCTGCTCGTCTTCGACGAGCCCACTGCGGTGCTCACCCCGCAGGAGACCGACGAGCTGATGGACATCATGCGCCAGCTCAAGGAGGCCGGGAAGGCCATCGTCTTCATCACCCACAAGCTCCGCGAGGTCCGCGAGGTCGCCGACCGGATCACCGTCATCCGCCTCGGCAAGGTCGTCGGCGAGGCCGACCCCCAGGCCAGCAACGCCGAGCTCGCCTCGATGATGGTCGGCCGCCCGGTCGAGCTGGTCGTCCACAAGGAGGACGCGAAGCTCGGCGACGACGCGCTGGTGGTCAAGGACCTCCGCGTGGTCGACCTGGCCGGTCACACGCAGGTCGACGGCCTCAGCTTCACCATCCGCGCCGGCGAGGTCCTCGCCGTCGCCGGCGTCCAGGGCAACGGCCAGACCGAGCTGACCGAGGCCATCCTCGGCCTGCAGGACGACGTCACCGGCTCCATCAACCTCGACGGCGTCGAGCTGGTCGGCCGCTCGACGCGCAAGATCCTCGACGCCGGTGTCGGCTTCATCCCCGAGGACCGGCAGGTCGACGGCCTCGTGCCCGGCTTCACCATCGCCGAGAACCTCATGCTCAACCGCAGCTTCAAGTCCCCGTTCGTCAGGAACGGCTCGCTGCGCCTCGGCGCCCTGCGCGAGTTCGCCCAGAAGAAGCTCACGGAGTACGACGTCCGCGCCCGCGACATCGACTCGCTGGCCGCCAACCTCTCCGGCGGCAACCAGCAGAAGGTCGTCGTGGCCCGCGAGCTCTCCCGCGACCTGCGGCTGCTCGTCGCCGCCCAGCCCACCCGCGGTGTCGACGTCGGCTCGATCGAGTTCATCCACAAGCAGATCGTCGCGACCCGCGACAGCGGCATCCCGGTCCTGGTGGTCTCCACCGAGCTCGACGAGGTGGTCGCGCTCGCCGACCGGATCATGGTGCTCTACCGCGGCAAGGTCGTCGGCATCGTCGCGGCCGACACCCCCCGCGAGACCCTCGGACTCATGATGACCGGCGAACGCCCGAAGGACCTGAAGGACGTGGTCGCGTGAATGACACCCCCCAGCCCCAGCCCGAGAAGCCCGACGCGCCGGTGACGGACGACGAGGCGGCCCGGGGGGCGACGGCCACGGACACGACGACCGAGGCTCCCGAGGTCGACCCCCACGACGCGCGGGGCGACCGCACGCGGTCGATGCTGCGCGAGATCGCCTCCGGCGACGTCCTCGCCGGCGTGCTGGCCGTGTTCCTCGCGGTCTTCGTCGGCTCGGTGATGATCGCGGCGACCGACGACGTGGTGCGCGAGACCGCCGGCTACATCACCGCGCGGCCCTCGGACTTCTTCACCGCCGTGTGGGACGCCATCTCCGGCGCCTACAGCGCGATGTTCCGCGGCGCGGTCTTCAACTACAACCTCACCGAGCCGGCCCAGCAGTGGCGCCCGCTGACGGAGACGTTGAAGTTCGCAGGCCCGCTGATCCTCGGCGGCCTCGGCGTCGGCCTGGCCTTCCGGGCGGCGCTGTTCAACATCGGCGGCCGCGGCCAGATGCTCATCGCCGGTGGCGCGGCCGGCTGGGTCGGCTTCCAGCTCGACCTGCCGCTCGCGATCCACCTGCCGCTGGCCATCATCGTCGGCATGGTGTTCGGCGCCCTGTGGGGTGGCATCGCGGGCGTGCTGAAGGCGCGCACCGGCGCGCACGAGGTGATCGTCACGATCATGCTCAACTACGTCGCCTACTACCTCCTCTTCTGGGCCCTCACCAAGGAGTGGCTGCTCAAGACGCCCGGCTCGGTGAACCCGAAGTCACCGCCGATGAAGGACTCGGCGACGCTGCCCAAGGTGCTGGGCGACCAGTTCAACCTCCACCTCGGCTTCGTGCTCGCGATCGTCGCGGTCGCCGTCGTGTGGTGGTTGCTCAACCGCTCCACGCTCGGCTACCGCATCCGCGCCGTCGGTGAGAACCCGCACGCGGCCCGCGCCTCCGGCATCAACGTCGGCGGGATCTACATCGCCGTGATGATGATCTCCGGCTCCCTGCTCGGCCTCGCCGGCGTCAACCAGGTGCTCGGCACCGTGTCCAGCGGCGTCTCGCTCGACCTCGACGCGGCGATCGGCTTCGACGCCATCACCGTGGCACTGCTCGGCCGCTCCCGCCCGCTCGGCATCCTGACCGCCGGGCTCCTGTTCGGCGCCCTCAAGGCCGGCGGATTCACCATGCAGACCTCCGAGAACATCTCGGTCGACCTGGTGCTCGTGGTGCAGTCGCTGATCGTCCTCTTCCTCGCCGCCCCTCCCCTGGTGCGCGCGATCTTCCGGCTCCCCGCCCAGGAGGCCAAGTGAGCACCGTGACCGACCAGCCGACCCCCGACAGCGGCGGCCTGGCTCCCGACACCGTCGTGACGCACGGCCGCGGCTCGGGCGCTCGCAAGCTCCCGGTCGTGCTCGGCGTGCTGACCCTGCTCCTCGCGGGCGTCCTGCTCCGCTCGAGCCCGTCGGGCGACACGACGTTCCAGCTCTCGACGGTGACCGACTTCGTCACCCTTCCCGACATCGTGGTGCCGTCCGGCCCCACCGCGTGGCTGATGGTGGTGATCTGCCTCGGGCTCACCGCGGAGGCCGTCCGCCGCATGCTCACCCGCGTGAGCCAGCCGATGTGGATCCCGATCACCTTCGCGATCCTCTGGATGATCGGCTTCCTCAGCTGGGCGGCCGCCGGCGACCGCATCCGCGTCGTCAGCCTGCTCGGCGGTGCCGTGGCGCTCGCCATCCCGCTCGTCTTCGGCGCGCTGGGCGGCGTGCTCGGCGAGCGCGCAGGCGTGGTCAACATCGCCATCGAGGGCCAGCTCCTCCTCGGCGCGTTCGCCGCTGCCGTCACCGCTTCGATGACCGGCTCGCCGTGGGCCGGCGTCGCGGCCGCCGCAGTGGCCGGCGCCCTGGTGGCGCTGATCCTGGGCCTCTTCGCGATCACCTACTTCGTCGACCAGGTCATCGTCGGCGTCGTCCTCAACGTGCTCGTGGTCGGTCTGACCAACTTCCTGTTCCGCCAGGTGCTCACGCCCAACTCCGAGTCGCTCAACTCCCCCGAGCGCCTGCGCGCGCTGCCGATCCCGATCCTCGGCGACATCCCGTTGATCGGCCCGATATTCTTCCGCCAGACCCCGCTCGTCTACCTGCTCTACATCGTCGTCGCGGTCGTGGCCTACGCCCTCTACCGCACCCGCTGGGGCCTGCGCCTCCGTGCGGTCGGCGAGCACCCCAAGGCCGCCGACACGGTCGGCATCAAGGTCAACCGCACCCGCTACCGCACGATCCTGCTCGCGGGTGCCATCGCCGGTCTCGGCGGCGCCTACTTCAGCCTCGTCTCGGTGGCCGGCTTCAACCGCGAGATGACCGGAGGCGCCGGCTACATCGCGCTGGCTGCCGTCATCTTCGGCAAGTGGGACCCGATCCGCGCGACGCTGGCGGCGCTGCTCTTCGGCTTCGCGACCAACCTGCAGGGAGTGCTCTCGGCCATCGGGTCCCCCGTGCCGAGCCAGTTCATGCT is part of the Nocardioides cavernae genome and harbors:
- a CDS encoding thymidine phosphorylase, which codes for MAAHDAVEVILAKRDKHELSDSQIDWVIDAYTRGDVADEQMSSLAMAILLNGMNRREISRWTGAMIASGERMDFSSLSRPTADKHSTGGVGDKITLPLAPLVAACGVAVPQLSGRGLGHTGGTLDKLESIPGWRAALSNEEMFAILEDVGAVICAAGDGLAPADKKLYALRDVTGTVEAIPLIASSIMSKKIAEGTGALVLDVKVGSGAFMKDLDSARELAETMVALGTDAGVHTVALLTDMATPLGLTAGNAVEVQESVDVLAGGGPADVVELTLALAREMLAGAGRDAVDPADKLADGSAMDAWKAMIRAQGGDPDAALPEAKESHVVTAPSSGTLTRLDAMAVGMAAWRLGAGRARKEDPVQAGAGVVWHARPGDEVTEGQPLFTLLTDEPERFERALASLEGGFDIGGDASGVGTEIVLDRIG
- a CDS encoding cytidine deaminase; translated protein: MHETLDQQGWHELRAAATEVMQRAYAPYSHYKVGAAARADDGRIVIGCNVENAAYGVVLCAECGLVSHLHATGGGRLTHFVCVNGGGEIIMPCGRCRQLLFEHGGRDLLVWTVSGVKPMSEVLPDAFGPDDLTHMADMADAAAEGTD
- a CDS encoding BMP family lipoprotein, with translation MLKTRKVVSSGLVALLAAATLAACGDAPEEDTTGSGSDSTPAASDFLPCIVSDAGGFDDKSFNQLGFEGAQQAADELGVELKPVESNSENDYGPNLESLVGEGCDVIVTVGFALAAATKESAAANPDIEYVLIDDSADGGDDGATFDGKADVENIKPLLYNTAEAAFLAGYAAADYTKTGKVGTYGGMPFPTVTIFMDGFKQGAEYYAKEKKKDVEVVGWDGKNGSFTGGFEANEAATSTAKQILDQDVDVILPVGGPIYQGAITAIEDSGNDIAMVGVDADLFETDPTTQDYVMTSILKGMKVSTYEAVMAAGNDEFDFEPYIGTLENDGVGIAPFHNFEDKVSPELAGELDEVKAGIIDGSIKVESYLG
- a CDS encoding ABC transporter ATP-binding protein; its protein translation is MRLVLRGITKRFGSVVANDSISLTVEPGEIHCLLGENGAGKSTLMNVLYGLYKADEGEIELDGEVQHFTGPGDAMAAGIGMVHQHFMLIPVFTVAENVMLGHETTGFAGTLDLAAASKRVTEISERFGFHVNPDALVEDLPVGVQQRVEIIKALSRDAELLVFDEPTAVLTPQETDELMDIMRQLKEAGKAIVFITHKLREVREVADRITVIRLGKVVGEADPQASNAELASMMVGRPVELVVHKEDAKLGDDALVVKDLRVVDLAGHTQVDGLSFTIRAGEVLAVAGVQGNGQTELTEAILGLQDDVTGSINLDGVELVGRSTRKILDAGVGFIPEDRQVDGLVPGFTIAENLMLNRSFKSPFVRNGSLRLGALREFAQKKLTEYDVRARDIDSLAANLSGGNQQKVVVARELSRDLRLLVAAQPTRGVDVGSIEFIHKQIVATRDSGIPVLVVSTELDEVVALADRIMVLYRGKVVGIVAADTPRETLGLMMTGERPKDLKDVVA
- a CDS encoding ABC transporter permease produces the protein MNDTPQPQPEKPDAPVTDDEAARGATATDTTTEAPEVDPHDARGDRTRSMLREIASGDVLAGVLAVFLAVFVGSVMIAATDDVVRETAGYITARPSDFFTAVWDAISGAYSAMFRGAVFNYNLTEPAQQWRPLTETLKFAGPLILGGLGVGLAFRAALFNIGGRGQMLIAGGAAGWVGFQLDLPLAIHLPLAIIVGMVFGALWGGIAGVLKARTGAHEVIVTIMLNYVAYYLLFWALTKEWLLKTPGSVNPKSPPMKDSATLPKVLGDQFNLHLGFVLAIVAVAVVWWLLNRSTLGYRIRAVGENPHAARASGINVGGIYIAVMMISGSLLGLAGVNQVLGTVSSGVSLDLDAAIGFDAITVALLGRSRPLGILTAGLLFGALKAGGFTMQTSENISVDLVLVVQSLIVLFLAAPPLVRAIFRLPAQEAK
- a CDS encoding ABC transporter permease, which gives rise to MSTVTDQPTPDSGGLAPDTVVTHGRGSGARKLPVVLGVLTLLLAGVLLRSSPSGDTTFQLSTVTDFVTLPDIVVPSGPTAWLMVVICLGLTAEAVRRMLTRVSQPMWIPITFAILWMIGFLSWAAAGDRIRVVSLLGGAVALAIPLVFGALGGVLGERAGVVNIAIEGQLLLGAFAAAVTASMTGSPWAGVAAAAVAGALVALILGLFAITYFVDQVIVGVVLNVLVVGLTNFLFRQVLTPNSESLNSPERLRALPIPILGDIPLIGPIFFRQTPLVYLLYIVVAVVAYALYRTRWGLRLRAVGEHPKAADTVGIKVNRTRYRTILLAGAIAGLGGAYFSLVSVAGFNREMTGGAGYIALAAVIFGKWDPIRATLAALLFGFATNLQGVLSAIGSPVPSQFMLMLPYLVTIFAVAGLVGRSRPPAADGVPYRQQ